In one window of Aerosakkonema funiforme FACHB-1375 DNA:
- a CDS encoding CHAT domain-containing protein, which produces MRNAGVSVNEKGQVVLMGSGISVPDAGGTTIVSGNVFSRSQQSVGGEVNVLGSRIALLNANIDASGANGGGNIFIGGNRSRLGSLPNAQYTFVSPDSVVAADAVQQGNGGQIIVFAQDTTQVYGNLTARGGLLGGNGGFVETSGMRSLIITSIPNVGATAGLGGEWLIDPFNITIVAGNGNTNINETSPFEPSADNAQLGVDLITAALNLGDVTISTNSSGTQAGDISLNTPLTFNLTSERALKLDANNSISITQPIQGIPGSAPLNLVFNVNNGNLTGSTAGVAIFNSIDTLGGDITINASRILITNNPSVNSGGGDINLTAVGSNSDSSPIIHIKTVTTIDTGGGSITVIGKDPSNTSLGVAITDSQLTVTGNGNITINGSIGGSGSTSPGVIITNSKLSVDNGNITVDGTGDRTGGNGILLNVDSQLIATGNGNIILNGTGGNDGVGIAGNSQLIVNNGNITLAGTGNGDEGIQINTDSQLTVTGNGNISLNGTGNNDGILIENSSQLTTASGFITITGASNTAGSGINLRNLSSVQSTSGAITFTGTGAVDVAGIEIKDSNINPTPGSGNLTLKSDEINLLGTTQIKGTGTIELQPLNSNLGITIGGNFENDDLNLDNSEIATLQKGFSQIIIGTSDSTGSLTLDDTSFNAPVNIAGGSSLIGPNRDTTWTITGSNSVSISGYSNPLTANNIQNLKGGILDDIFVFDDGVNWAGKIDAGEGIDGLDYSAFTTDLTVDLAALGATSIERVIGTTNAISTIISNDTNNTWNLTVTNSGNINGTLTFRNFQNLVGGKLDDNFVFNDGVKWGGNIDANDGIDSLDYSAFTTDLTVDLAALGATSIETVIGTTNATSTLIATNTNNTWNLTGTNSGNLNGTLTFKNFQNLLGGKLDDNFVFDDGVNWGGTIGGNAGIDSLDYSAFTTDLTVDLAALGATSIETIIGTTNATSTLIGGNANNTWDIRGTNSGNLNNTLNFSQFQNLIGGSLDDTFVLGDGINWSGNIDGKSGSDTLNYSAFTSSINIDLATLNAVGIETIVGTNNATINLIAKNTNNIWNIADSNSGRLNENLNFRNFQRLTGGSLEDSFIFADGVVWGGIIDGNDGVNTLDYSAYTTTLTVDFGTLGNTAININNIMGTTNATSTIIGTNKDNVWTITGNNSGTFNSNLNFGNFQQLVGGNLNDDFVFNDGINWNGTIDGKNGTDTLNYTAFTSNLTVNLEALVASNIENIIGTNNAASTLIGRNTTNAWTLTGNNSGTYNSTLNFSQFQNLTGGDGTDIFVFVPPASISGNISGGAGNLALIGDEIDFSGVVSGTGDLRIEPLTVNREIQIGGTDTGNNSVLNLTSTELILLQNGFRSITVGRTDGSGTITLAGDVIFEDPVTLQTLGIISYQNGTISGADDARITLAAKGDITTGSIRNPGREISIASQQGQINTTAGTIDTSSVTGDGGAIALTASGNITISNLNSSSTATRGGNLARPASQDGLATEENQRVQQSLCDRSPDDPLHIIVVTATSPAINLQIPTAKREQVLALATEMRREVTNKYKTRTTSYLASAQQLYNFLIAPIQPTLRSQGIENLVLVPDAGLRSLPFAALHDGQKFLIEQYSLALIPSFSLSEPRYANLKKARVLGMGASQFRDLRPLPFVPVELATITSKLGESKFFLNESFTFNNLKAQRTQQTFEIVHLATHADFKTGKPDNSYIQLWDTRLPLPQMQQLNWNDPPVELLVLSACRTALGDERAELGFAGLGVQAGVRSALASLWEADDRGTFGLMVIFYQHLQQAPIRAFALREAQIALLKGQMRVEAGKLRVFEHTVAVLPPKLAETAAINFAHPHYWATFVLIGNPW; this is translated from the coding sequence GTGAGAAATGCGGGTGTCTCGGTGAACGAAAAAGGACAAGTAGTTTTGATGGGATCGGGTATTTCTGTACCGGATGCAGGAGGAACAACAATTGTTTCTGGTAATGTTTTTAGTCGCAGTCAGCAGTCAGTTGGTGGAGAAGTGAATGTTCTAGGTTCGCGCATCGCTCTCCTCAATGCTAATATCGATGCGTCTGGTGCAAACGGTGGCGGCAATATTTTTATTGGTGGAAATCGATCGCGCCTCGGTTCTCTCCCCAATGCACAGTATACCTTTGTTAGTCCCGATTCTGTTGTTGCTGCGGATGCTGTGCAACAAGGTAATGGCGGTCAAATTATCGTCTTTGCACAAGATACTACGCAAGTTTACGGTAATTTGACGGCGCGAGGCGGTTTGCTGGGAGGGAATGGTGGGTTTGTTGAGACAAGTGGAATGCGATCGCTTATCATTACCAGTATCCCCAATGTAGGCGCAACAGCAGGTTTAGGCGGCGAATGGCTGATCGATCCTTTCAATATCACCATTGTGGCAGGGAACGGCAACACCAACATCAACGAAACTTCTCCCTTTGAACCATCTGCTGATAATGCACAATTAGGTGTTGATTTGATTACCGCCGCACTGAATTTAGGTGATGTAACTATCTCGACAAATTCTAGTGGTACGCAAGCTGGAGATATTAGCCTGAATACGCCGCTAACGTTTAATTTAACATCCGAAAGAGCTTTGAAACTCGATGCTAATAATAGTATTTCGATTACCCAACCAATTCAAGGCATACCTGGTAGCGCCCCTTTGAATCTCGTTTTTAACGTTAATAACGGCAACTTGACAGGTAGTACAGCCGGAGTTGCTATTTTTAATTCTATCGATACTTTGGGTGGGGATATTACAATCAATGCTAGCCGGATATTAATTACGAACAATCCCTCTGTGAATTCAGGTGGCGGTGATATTAATTTAACTGCCGTGGGGAGTAATTCAGATTCATCTCCAATTATTCATATTAAAACTGTTACTACCATTGATACTGGTGGAGGAAGTATTACAGTAATCGGTAAAGATCCCTCTAATACTTCTCTTGGTGTAGCGATTACTGACAGCCAGTTAACAGTTACAGGTAATGGAAATATTACAATCAATGGCAGTATTGGTGGCAGTGGTAGTACAAGTCCTGGAGTCATTATTACTAATAGCAAACTTAGCGTTGATAACGGTAATATCACGGTCGATGGTACAGGCGATCGCACGGGTGGAAATGGCATTTTGCTCAACGTTGACAGTCAGCTAATTGCCACAGGTAACGGAAATATTATACTCAATGGTACTGGTGGCAATGACGGTGTAGGAATTGCTGGCAATAGTCAATTGATCGTCAATAACGGCAACATAACGCTTGCTGGCACTGGTAATGGCGATGAAGGCATACAAATCAATACTGATAGCCAACTAACTGTCACAGGCAATGGAAATATTAGCCTCAATGGTACTGGTAATAATGATGGAATTTTGATTGAGAATAGCAGTCAGCTTACTACTGCTAGCGGTTTTATAACTATTACAGGCGCGTCGAATACAGCTGGAAGTGGAATTAATTTAAGAAATCTTAGTAGCGTTCAATCTACCAGTGGTGCTATTACTTTCACTGGTACTGGCGCAGTAGATGTAGCAGGAATCGAAATCAAAGACAGTAACATTAACCCGACTCCTGGTAGCGGAAATCTTACTCTAAAATCTGATGAAATAAACCTCCTTGGCACAACTCAAATTAAAGGTACTGGTACAATCGAATTACAACCCCTTAACTCCAATTTAGGCATTACTATCGGTGGAAACTTTGAGAATGATGACTTAAATCTTGATAATTCCGAAATCGCCACTCTGCAAAAAGGGTTTTCTCAAATTATTATTGGAACTTCTGATAGTACTGGCAGTCTTACACTTGATGATACCAGCTTTAACGCTCCGGTCAACATTGCAGGCGGTTCAAGTTTAATCGGCCCTAATCGCGATACAACTTGGACAATTACAGGCAGCAATTCAGTCAGTATCAGCGGTTATTCCAATCCTTTAACTGCTAATAATATTCAAAATCTCAAAGGGGGAATTTTAGATGATATTTTTGTTTTTGATGATGGTGTAAACTGGGCGGGAAAAATTGATGCCGGCGAGGGAATAGATGGCTTAGATTATTCGGCGTTTACAACTGACTTAACTGTAGACTTAGCCGCTTTGGGTGCAACAAGTATTGAAAGAGTTATAGGAACAACAAATGCAATTAGCACTATTATTAGTAATGATACAAACAATACTTGGAATCTCACCGTAACGAACAGCGGTAATATAAACGGCACTCTCACTTTTAGGAATTTCCAAAATCTTGTTGGTGGCAAGCTGGACGATAATTTCGTTTTTAATGATGGGGTGAAGTGGGGAGGTAATATTGATGCTAATGATGGCATAGATAGTTTAGATTATTCGGCCTTTACAACTGACTTAACTGTAGACTTAGCCGCTTTAGGTGCAACAAGTATTGAAACAGTTATTGGGACAACCAATGCAACTAGCACTCTCATCGCCACGAATACAAACAATACTTGGAATCTCACAGGAACGAACAGCGGTAATCTAAATGGCACTCTCACTTTTAAGAATTTCCAGAATCTTCTAGGTGGTAAGCTGGACGATAATTTTGTTTTTGATGATGGTGTAAACTGGGGTGGAACAATTGGTGGTAATGCGGGAATAGATAGTTTAGATTATTCGGCCTTTACAACTGACTTAACTGTAGACTTAGCGGCGCTGGGTGCAACGAGTATTGAAACGATTATCGGTACAACGAATGCAACGAGTACCCTGATAGGCGGTAATGCAAACAATACTTGGGATATTAGAGGAACGAATAGCGGCAATCTGAATAATACCCTGAATTTTAGCCAATTTCAAAATCTTATAGGTGGAAGTTTAGATGATACGTTTGTTTTAGGTGATGGAATTAATTGGAGTGGCAATATCGATGGTAAATCGGGAAGTGACACGCTGAATTATTCGGCTTTCACGAGTTCTATCAACATCGATTTAGCGACTCTCAATGCTGTAGGTATTGAAACTATTGTTGGCACGAACAATGCTACCATTAACTTAATCGCCAAGAATACTAACAACATTTGGAATATTGCAGATAGCAACAGCGGTCGGCTTAATGAAAATCTCAATTTCAGAAATTTTCAACGTTTAACAGGCGGAAGCTTAGAGGATAGTTTCATCTTTGCCGATGGAGTGGTATGGGGTGGAATTATTGATGGTAATGATGGAGTAAACACTCTCGATTATTCTGCCTATACTACCACATTAACTGTAGATTTTGGCACGCTAGGAAACACAGCTATCAATATTAATAATATTATGGGAACGACGAATGCCACTAGCACCATAATTGGCACAAACAAAGATAATGTTTGGACAATTACGGGAAATAATAGCGGCACATTTAATAGTAATCTCAATTTTGGGAACTTTCAACAGCTTGTTGGTGGTAACCTTAACGATGACTTTGTTTTTAATGATGGAATTAACTGGAATGGCACCATTGATGGAAAAAATGGCACAGACACTTTAAATTATACTGCTTTTACCAGTAATTTAACTGTCAATTTAGAGGCGTTGGTAGCTAGCAATATTGAAAATATTATTGGAACTAACAATGCAGCCAGTACGCTGATTGGCAGAAATACAACTAATGCTTGGACTCTGACCGGAAATAATAGCGGTACGTACAACAGCACGCTGAATTTCAGCCAATTTCAAAACTTAACGGGAGGTGATGGAACGGATATATTCGTTTTTGTTCCTCCCGCTAGTATTAGCGGAAATATCAGTGGCGGTGCTGGTAATCTGGCGTTAATTGGAGATGAAATTGATTTTTCGGGAGTTGTTTCTGGAACAGGAGATTTACGAATTGAACCTTTAACGGTTAATCGAGAAATTCAAATAGGAGGAACGGATACTGGAAACAATAGCGTTCTTAATTTAACCAGTACAGAGTTAATTTTGTTGCAAAATGGCTTTCGTTCAATTACTGTTGGCAGAACGGATGGCAGCGGAACGATAACTTTGGCAGGTGATGTAATTTTTGAAGACCCAGTAACGCTGCAAACCCTTGGTATAATTAGTTATCAAAATGGGACTATCAGCGGTGCTGACGATGCCAGGATTACCTTAGCAGCTAAGGGAGATATTACCACAGGTAGTATAAGAAATCCGGGTCGCGAGATTTCGATCGCAAGTCAACAAGGGCAAATTAATACAACGGCTGGAACGATTGATACCAGTTCTGTTACGGGTGATGGAGGTGCGATCGCACTCACAGCTTCCGGTAATATTACTATTAGCAACCTTAACTCTAGTTCTACTGCAACTAGAGGAGGAAATCTTGCTCGTCCCGCATCCCAGGATGGGTTAGCTACAGAGGAAAATCAAAGAGTTCAGCAGTCGTTGTGCGATCGCTCTCCTGACGATCCGCTACATATTATAGTAGTGACCGCAACCAGTCCAGCTATTAACCTGCAAATTCCCACAGCCAAACGCGAACAAGTGCTAGCGTTAGCAACTGAAATGCGTAGGGAAGTAACAAATAAATATAAAACCCGCACAACCAGTTATTTAGCTTCAGCCCAACAACTGTATAATTTTCTCATTGCTCCCATTCAACCAACGTTGCGATCGCAAGGAATTGAAAATTTGGTATTAGTTCCGGATGCAGGTTTGCGATCTCTACCATTTGCAGCACTTCACGACGGTCAAAAGTTCCTGATCGAGCAATATAGTTTAGCTTTGATTCCCAGTTTCAGCTTAAGCGAACCTCGCTACGCCAATCTTAAGAAAGCTAGAGTTTTGGGAATGGGAGCATCGCAATTTCGGGATCTAAGACCTTTACCTTTTGTACCTGTTGAGTTAGCAACTATTACTTCTAAGTTGGGGGAAAGTAAATTTTTCTTAAATGAAAGCTTTACGTTCAACAATCTCAAAGCACAACGCACTCAGCAGACTTTTGAAATTGTTCACTTGGCAACTCATGCAGACTTTAAAACAGGAAAGCCCGATAATTCTTACATTCAGCTTTGGGATACTCGCTTGCCATTGCCTCAAATGCAGCAGTTAAACTGGAATGACCCGCCTGTGGAGTTATTGGTACTTTCTGCTTGCCGCACGGCGTTGGGAGACGAACGCGCAGAATTGGGATTTGCCGGATTGGGAGTACAAGCTGGTGTGCGATCGGCCCTAGCAAGTCTGTGGGAAGCCGACGATCGGGGCACGTTCGGACTGATGGTAATATTTTACCAGCACTTGCAGCAAGCTCCCATTCGCGCATTCGCTCTTAGAGAAGCACAAATTGCCCTACTGAAAGGTCAAATGAGAGTAGAAGCGGGAAAATTGCGCGTATTTGAACATACGGTAGCGGTATTGCCTCCCAAATTAGCTGAAACTGCTGCGATAAATTTTGCTCACCCTCACTACTGGGCTACATTTGTACTGATTGGCAATCCCTGGTAG
- a CDS encoding GH3 family domain-containing protein: MRQLIQLFGQLLAPTAHRFYRALDNPQLTQASVQKDICDRLIQSEYGKSLGIRSVADWQRVPIVDYEALAPWILGEQNQHPKRDRIPLTPEPILFYEKTSGSSGAVKWIPYTRSLRKSFNQMFCVWANDLIQHGPQFSTGKLYACISPQLDEANTKKDSSLSLQDDLDYLDGWLQWFLRPWLVMPDKLDRLRDPHLFKHQLALALLQAQKLEIISVWSPSFLQVHLNYIQANQKLLAKELQHKISRDRLQILAETKIPWTQLWSNLKLISCWDSANAADGANGLRSQFPGVLVQGKGLLATEAPMTIPLIEAEGYVPVLDRVFFEFEDDKGCLHKLHELSTGQTYTIILSQKGGLYRYRIGDRIQVTHWYRHTPCLEFLGRHQNISDLVGEKLQETFVRHILEGLNLEGTSFKSLVPVANPPHYILLLDSAKETPDILAQHLDRALSESSQYHRARLLDQLAPPQVLISPKIPEVLALYRVRTGSIWGGIKHPILVTSPINVALLQAYFSSPSP; encoded by the coding sequence ATGCGTCAATTAATTCAACTGTTTGGGCAACTTCTTGCACCAACTGCCCATCGATTTTATCGAGCATTGGATAACCCTCAATTAACTCAGGCATCTGTACAGAAAGATATCTGCGATCGCCTCATTCAAAGCGAGTATGGCAAATCCTTGGGAATTCGTTCTGTAGCAGATTGGCAGCGCGTGCCGATCGTCGATTATGAAGCACTTGCACCTTGGATTTTAGGAGAGCAAAATCAACATCCCAAACGCGATCGAATTCCATTAACTCCCGAACCCATTTTGTTTTATGAAAAAACATCTGGCAGTAGTGGCGCAGTTAAATGGATTCCTTACACGCGATCGCTACGAAAATCTTTCAATCAGATGTTTTGTGTTTGGGCAAACGATCTGATTCAACATGGGCCTCAATTTTCAACTGGAAAGCTCTACGCCTGTATTTCACCTCAATTAGATGAAGCGAATACCAAAAAAGATAGCTCTTTATCTCTGCAAGATGACCTGGATTACCTAGACGGTTGGTTGCAGTGGTTTCTACGTCCCTGGTTGGTGATGCCGGATAAACTCGATCGCCTGCGCGATCCGCATCTGTTTAAACATCAACTTGCTTTAGCATTGTTGCAAGCCCAGAAATTAGAAATTATTTCTGTTTGGAGTCCGAGTTTCCTCCAGGTGCATTTAAATTATATCCAGGCAAATCAGAAGTTATTAGCAAAAGAATTACAGCACAAAATTTCACGCGATCGTCTGCAAATCCTCGCTGAAACCAAAATTCCCTGGACACAACTATGGTCAAACTTGAAGCTGATTTCTTGCTGGGATAGTGCAAATGCAGCAGATGGGGCAAATGGACTGCGATCGCAATTTCCAGGCGTTTTGGTTCAGGGTAAAGGTTTGTTAGCTACTGAAGCCCCTATGACAATTCCGTTAATTGAAGCTGAGGGATACGTGCCAGTTCTCGATCGAGTCTTTTTCGAGTTTGAAGACGATAAAGGTTGCCTACATAAATTGCACGAACTCAGCACCGGACAGACATACACAATTATTTTATCCCAAAAGGGCGGTTTGTATCGCTATCGCATAGGCGATCGCATTCAGGTGACTCATTGGTATCGCCATACTCCCTGCCTAGAGTTTCTGGGGCGACATCAAAATATTAGCGATTTAGTTGGCGAAAAACTGCAAGAAACCTTTGTGCGCCATATTTTAGAAGGCTTGAATCTCGAAGGAACCAGTTTTAAAAGCTTAGTTCCAGTTGCCAATCCACCTCACTATATTCTGTTACTCGATTCGGCAAAAGAAACGCCCGATATCCTTGCTCAACATTTAGATCGTGCTTTGTCAGAATCAAGCCAGTATCACCGCGCCCGATTACTCGATCAACTTGCACCACCACAGGTTTTAATCTCTCCCAAAATTCCGGAAGTATTAGCTTTGTACCGCGTTCGCACCGGCAGTATTTGGGGTGGCATTAAACATCCCATTCTCGTAACATCACCTATTAACGTTGCACTCCTACAAGCGTATTTTTCTTCTCCTAGTCCCTAG
- a CDS encoding acyl transferase produces MTVISTILLFFPTLVLLLTGMGFVYFAHSPGIVSGMAILSSLYGLPVLAYRLHQWVYPVREGISYLRGKKYSPWWGSHQIQAIYIAIPALEAVLRLIPGAFSYWLRLWGAKVGRNVYWTPGLEIADRGFLEIGDRVVIGHRVGIYSHVIKPRKQNLMLYVKKVQIGNDVFVGAGSHLAPGVVIRDGTYLRVATNLYPNQKVK; encoded by the coding sequence ATGACAGTAATTAGTACGATTTTGTTGTTCTTTCCTACCCTTGTGTTATTGCTAACTGGGATGGGATTTGTCTACTTTGCACATTCTCCCGGTATCGTAAGTGGGATGGCGATTCTGAGTTCTCTCTACGGTTTGCCAGTGCTAGCCTACCGATTACATCAGTGGGTGTATCCGGTGCGGGAGGGTATTAGTTATTTGCGGGGAAAAAAGTACAGTCCTTGGTGGGGAAGCCATCAAATCCAGGCTATTTATATTGCGATTCCCGCTTTAGAAGCGGTGTTGAGATTGATTCCGGGCGCATTTTCCTACTGGTTGCGTTTGTGGGGTGCTAAGGTAGGGCGAAATGTGTACTGGACACCAGGATTGGAGATTGCCGATCGCGGTTTTTTAGAAATAGGCGATCGCGTTGTAATTGGACATCGCGTTGGCATCTATTCCCATGTCATCAAACCTCGCAAACAAAACTTGATGTTGTATGTCAAAAAAGTTCAAATTGGCAATGATGTATTTGTAGGAGCAGGCTCGCATCTCGCCCCTGGTGTAGTTATTCGGGATGGCACTTATTTACGAGTCGCCACTAATCTTTATCCCAATCAAAAGGTGAAATAA
- a CDS encoding sterol desaturase family protein has translation MQSIAQILVFVAFIGLVGWTIFDKYGRTQLKAKSLEDWLIDSVGLFVQGILIPLLQVTLIYQLYRHWLPIAHESLKLPLILTFMLSFVVVDYLYYWNHRLLHFARFWQIHQVHHTVTDLDVLGTSRNTLWASFLIVYLWVHALFMYLLADPTGYLLGVSLTSALDLWRHSRLTIPSHSWLYRCLSPWLILPQDHSWHHSSQSPHCNYGANLKLWDRLHGTYYEGSQLPTKIGIATQLSFSQKLFFPFS, from the coding sequence ATGCAAAGCATTGCACAAATTCTCGTTTTTGTTGCTTTTATCGGATTGGTTGGATGGACGATATTCGATAAATACGGTCGAACTCAACTCAAAGCAAAATCTCTTGAAGATTGGTTAATCGATAGTGTTGGGTTGTTTGTGCAAGGAATTTTGATTCCCCTACTGCAAGTTACGTTAATTTATCAGCTTTATCGTCACTGGCTACCCATAGCGCACGAATCTCTTAAGCTACCTCTAATTTTAACATTTATGCTCAGCTTTGTTGTAGTTGATTATCTCTATTACTGGAATCATCGCCTCTTGCACTTTGCTCGCTTCTGGCAGATCCATCAGGTGCATCATACTGTAACTGATTTAGATGTTTTGGGAACATCTCGCAACACGCTTTGGGCGAGTTTTCTAATTGTTTATCTGTGGGTTCATGCCCTATTTATGTACTTGCTAGCCGATCCAACAGGCTATCTTTTAGGAGTTAGTTTAACTTCTGCTCTAGATTTATGGCGACACAGCCGACTGACAATTCCTTCACATAGTTGGCTTTACCGTTGTCTATCTCCTTGGTTGATTCTGCCACAGGATCACTCATGGCATCATTCCAGTCAATCACCTCACTGCAATTATGGTGCAAATCTGAAACTTTGGGATAGGTTGCATGGAACTTATTATGAAGGTAGTCAATTGCCAACCAAAATCGGCATCGCCACCCAATTAAGCTTTAGTCAAAAACTTTTCTTCCCCTTTTCATGA
- a CDS encoding aromatic ring-hydroxylating dioxygenase subunit alpha → MQFADFWYIVALSDQLKPNTVLARSLLGEWLAIFRAEDGQAVALRDRCLHRNSRLSAGKVCRGALQCSYHGWIYDRNGNVIAVPAEGDSFKPSQQRRAKCYATKEQDGYIYVRLADDLSEDFHPFSMPHYQEPGWETVRVINRFANNVTNCVENFIDIPHTAFVHPGIFRTSRQQKLEMIVERCNGSVLVEYRNETSNLGWYSRFLNEQGVEIKHSDRFYMPNITCVEYKMGDNRHLFITSQSIPETENSTLVYTDVTYNYGIWNKLARPFVRWTAQHIIQQDVKILGIQGETIAKYGTQFYHTPADTIHVFVESIRDAIARGENPRQLPHQSVKVTFWV, encoded by the coding sequence ATGCAATTTGCAGATTTTTGGTACATTGTTGCATTGAGCGACCAATTAAAACCTAACACGGTGTTGGCGCGATCGCTCTTAGGAGAATGGCTGGCAATTTTTCGCGCAGAAGATGGGCAAGCTGTGGCGTTGCGCGATCGCTGTTTGCATCGCAATAGCCGCCTCTCAGCCGGAAAAGTTTGTCGCGGTGCATTGCAATGTTCTTATCATGGTTGGATATACGATCGAAATGGTAATGTTATTGCTGTTCCTGCTGAAGGAGATTCGTTCAAACCTTCCCAGCAGCGTCGAGCAAAATGTTACGCAACAAAAGAACAGGATGGTTATATTTATGTGCGGTTAGCGGACGACTTGAGCGAAGATTTTCATCCCTTTTCCATGCCTCATTATCAAGAACCTGGGTGGGAGACAGTGCGGGTAATTAACCGTTTTGCTAACAACGTTACCAATTGTGTGGAAAACTTTATTGATATTCCGCACACAGCCTTTGTTCATCCTGGTATTTTCCGTACTTCCCGCCAACAAAAGTTAGAAATGATTGTCGAACGCTGCAATGGTTCGGTTTTGGTGGAATATCGGAACGAAACCAGCAATCTGGGATGGTATAGCCGTTTTCTCAATGAGCAAGGTGTTGAAATTAAACATAGCGATCGCTTTTATATGCCGAATATCACCTGTGTAGAATACAAGATGGGAGACAACCGCCATTTATTCATTACAAGTCAATCTATTCCAGAAACAGAAAATTCAACGCTAGTTTACACTGATGTTACTTATAACTACGGGATCTGGAATAAACTGGCGCGTCCGTTTGTGCGATGGACAGCACAACATATTATTCAACAGGATGTCAAAATTCTGGGCATTCAGGGGGAAACGATCGCCAAATACGGCACGCAATTTTATCATACACCCGCCGATACAATTCATGTATTTGTGGAGTCGATTCGAGATGCGATCGCTCGTGGCGAAAACCCGCGACAACTACCCCATCAATCGGTTAAAGTTACATTTTGGGTATAA
- a CDS encoding type II toxin-antitoxin system VapC family toxin, which translates to MYLLDTNHCSLAIQNQPDILSRLAALEQFQIATCVIVQAELIYMAENSQKRESNLNRVKEFLRNIIIYEIDSITAEIYGKFQAELMQKFGPKEKSKRRRTRMIDIGFSQHDLWIASIAIQHNLTLVSADRDFQRIQEVRSLSIETWYSPPTEA; encoded by the coding sequence ATGTACTTGTTAGATACAAATCACTGTAGTTTAGCAATTCAAAATCAACCAGATATCCTTTCTCGGTTGGCAGCACTTGAGCAATTTCAGATCGCCACTTGCGTTATCGTGCAGGCTGAACTGATTTACATGGCAGAAAATTCCCAAAAAAGAGAGAGCAATCTCAATCGAGTTAAGGAGTTTTTAAGAAATATTATCATCTACGAAATCGACTCAATAACTGCTGAGATATATGGGAAGTTTCAAGCTGAACTGATGCAAAAATTTGGGCCAAAGGAGAAAAGTAAACGCAGAAGAACTCGGATGATTGATATCGGCTTTAGCCAACATGATTTGTGGATTGCGTCAATTGCTATCCAACACAATCTCACCCTGGTTTCTGCCGATCGCGACTTTCAAAGAATCCAAGAAGTGCGTTCTCTTTCTATAGAAACTTGGTATTCTCCTCCAACAGAAGCTTAA
- a CDS encoding 2Fe-2S iron-sulfur cluster-binding protein, translating to MSDLCTISFPGTDYPPITLQPHQNLSEHLTIQNSPVLFGCRTGICGTCLVEMLGDIPATKADEQEMLDTFAPNVPNARLACQIDLTADVEICRLQR from the coding sequence ATGTCTGATTTATGTACAATCTCCTTTCCCGGAACTGATTATCCCCCCATTACTCTGCAACCGCATCAAAATTTATCCGAACATCTCACAATTCAAAATTCACCTGTCTTATTTGGTTGTCGGACTGGCATTTGCGGAACTTGCTTAGTTGAAATGCTTGGCGATATTCCTGCTACTAAAGCAGATGAACAAGAAATGCTCGATACCTTCGCTCCCAATGTTCCGAATGCTCGATTAGCTTGTCAAATTGACCTTACAGCCGATGTAGAGATTTGCAGGTTGCAAAGATGA